The following are encoded together in the Bacillus sp. NP157 genome:
- a CDS encoding low molecular weight protein tyrosine phosphatase family protein: MTRVLFLCGKNRLRSPTAEQVFSAWPGIETDSAGVNRDADVPVSMEQVRWAELIVVMEKAHLAKLRRGFKAGLGKARVVCVDIPDDYGFMQDELVALLEARVGPLLTGRS; encoded by the coding sequence ATGACCCGCGTCCTTTTCCTCTGTGGCAAGAACCGCCTGCGCAGCCCGACGGCCGAGCAGGTTTTTTCCGCGTGGCCCGGCATCGAAACGGACTCTGCCGGGGTCAATCGCGACGCCGACGTGCCCGTCAGCATGGAGCAGGTTCGCTGGGCCGAGCTGATCGTGGTGATGGAGAAAGCCCACCTCGCGAAGTTGCGCCGGGGATTCAAGGCGGGACTGGGCAAGGCGCGCGTGGTTTGCGTCGACATCCCCGATGACTACGGGTTCATGCAGGACGAGTTGGTAGCGTTGCTGGAGGCGCGCGTGGGGCCGCTACTGACGGGGCGGTCCTGA
- a CDS encoding SGNH/GDSL hydrolase family protein, whose amino-acid sequence MSYRFLFGLALCAVALAAPAQTRILLPDHPSADQRADIEQRLNDWPLLARFAKDNATYPPLKPGEKRVIFMGDSITDFWGRPVGEFFPGKGYINRGISGQTTPQMLVRFRADVIALKPTVVVILAGTNDIAGNTGASSLQMIEDNLMTMSELAKAHGIHVVIANLLPISDYVDATSSQRRPPATISALNRWIKDYTAREHLGYIDYFAATVDSKGQLRADLSDDGLHPNAAGYRVMAPLAQKAIDATLASPL is encoded by the coding sequence ATGTCGTATCGGTTCCTGTTCGGCCTCGCACTCTGTGCCGTCGCGCTGGCGGCGCCCGCGCAAACGCGCATCCTGCTTCCCGACCATCCCAGCGCCGACCAGCGTGCCGACATCGAGCAGCGGCTCAACGACTGGCCATTGCTCGCGCGCTTCGCGAAGGACAACGCCACGTATCCGCCGCTGAAGCCGGGCGAGAAGCGGGTCATCTTCATGGGTGATTCAATCACGGACTTCTGGGGCCGCCCGGTCGGCGAATTCTTCCCCGGCAAGGGTTACATCAACCGCGGCATCAGTGGGCAGACCACGCCGCAGATGCTGGTGCGTTTCCGCGCGGACGTGATCGCGCTGAAGCCGACGGTGGTGGTGATCCTCGCCGGCACCAACGACATTGCCGGGAACACCGGCGCCTCGTCGCTGCAGATGATCGAAGACAACCTGATGACGATGAGCGAGCTGGCGAAGGCGCACGGTATCCACGTGGTCATCGCCAACCTGCTGCCGATCAGCGACTACGTCGATGCGACGTCCAGCCAGCGACGTCCGCCGGCCACGATCAGCGCGCTGAACCGCTGGATCAAGGATTACACCGCGCGCGAGCATCTCGGTTACATCGACTACTTCGCGGCCACCGTCGACTCGAAGGGCCAGCTGCGCGCCGACCTCAGCGACGACGGCCTGCATCCCAACGCCGCCGGCTACCGCGTGATGGCCCCCCTGGCGCAAAAGGCCATCGACGCCACCCTGGCGAGTCCCCTGTAG
- a CDS encoding replicative DNA helicase has protein sequence MSFNPDRGERGGRGERGERRRREPSAIDALRVPPNSIEAEQAVLGGLMLSPDALDKVADKLTDEDFYRKDHRMIWRAINELAGKGLPCDAITLGEWFASNEMDEMVGGATYLIELANATPSAANIAAYGDIVREKSVLRQLIDAGTAITEDGFRPEGKSVQEVMEMAEQRVFRIAESGARGKKDIVSMREAVSDAFRMLTERYENRGQLTGLSTGFTDLDELTAGLQPSDLIIVAARPSMGKTAFALNLAEAAAMRAKKAVAVFSMEMSASQLAFRLISSLGRIHAQHLRNGDLAEEDWPRVTSAITMLSDAKIFIDDTPAMSPVEMRSRSRRLQREHGLGLIVIDYLQLMQVPGNKENRATEISEISRGLKALAKELNVPVIALSQLNRSLEQRADKRPMMSDLRESGAIEQDADVIMFIYRDDYYNKESPDKGLAEIIIGKQRNGPTDTVKLAFLGHYTKFENWTPDSYVGSFE, from the coding sequence ATGTCCTTCAATCCCGACCGCGGCGAGCGGGGCGGGCGCGGCGAGCGCGGTGAGCGCCGCCGACGCGAGCCTTCCGCCATCGACGCCCTTCGCGTACCGCCCAATTCCATCGAGGCGGAGCAGGCGGTGCTGGGCGGCCTGATGCTTTCGCCCGACGCGCTGGACAAGGTCGCGGACAAGCTCACGGACGAGGATTTCTACCGCAAGGATCACCGGATGATCTGGCGGGCGATCAACGAACTCGCCGGCAAGGGCCTGCCCTGCGATGCCATCACGCTGGGCGAGTGGTTCGCGTCCAACGAGATGGATGAAATGGTCGGTGGCGCGACCTACCTGATCGAACTGGCCAACGCCACGCCCAGCGCCGCGAACATCGCGGCCTATGGCGACATCGTTCGCGAGAAATCCGTGCTTCGCCAGCTGATCGATGCGGGCACGGCCATCACCGAAGACGGCTTCCGCCCCGAGGGCAAGAGCGTCCAGGAAGTGATGGAAATGGCCGAGCAGCGCGTGTTCCGCATCGCGGAATCCGGCGCGCGCGGCAAGAAAGACATCGTGTCCATGCGCGAGGCGGTAAGCGACGCGTTCCGCATGCTCACCGAGCGCTACGAGAACCGTGGCCAGCTCACCGGCCTGTCCACCGGTTTCACCGACCTGGACGAGCTCACCGCGGGCCTGCAGCCGTCCGACCTGATCATCGTCGCGGCGCGTCCCTCGATGGGCAAGACGGCGTTCGCGCTGAACCTGGCCGAAGCCGCCGCCATGCGTGCGAAGAAAGCGGTGGCCGTGTTCTCGATGGAAATGTCCGCCTCCCAGCTGGCGTTCCGACTGATTTCCTCGCTGGGCCGCATCCATGCGCAGCACCTGCGTAACGGCGACCTTGCCGAGGAAGACTGGCCGCGCGTCACGTCGGCCATCACCATGCTGTCCGACGCGAAGATCTTCATCGACGACACCCCCGCGATGTCGCCGGTGGAAATGCGTTCGCGTTCGCGCCGCCTGCAACGCGAGCATGGCCTTGGCCTGATCGTGATCGACTACCTGCAGCTGATGCAGGTGCCGGGCAACAAGGAAAACCGCGCGACGGAAATCTCCGAGATCTCGCGTGGCCTGAAGGCGCTGGCCAAGGAACTCAACGTGCCGGTGATCGCGCTGTCGCAGTTGAACCGCTCACTGGAGCAGCGCGCCGACAAGCGCCCGATGATGTCCGATCTTCGCGAATCCGGCGCTATCGAGCAGGATGCGGACGTAATCATGTTCATCTACCGCGACGACTACTACAACAAGGAGTCGCCGGATAAGGGCCTGGCCGAGATCATCATCGGCAAGCAGCGAAACGGCCCGACCGACACCGTGAAACTGGCTTTCCTCGGTCATTACACCAAATTCGAGAACTGGACCCCGGATTCCTACGTGGGCAGCTTCGAATGA
- a CDS encoding NAD(P)/FAD-dependent oxidoreductase: protein MHTDHHDVLIIGAGLSGIGMACRLASACPGKSVAILERRHALGGTWDLFRYPGVRSDSDMFTFGFGFRPWHELKVLADGPSILAYIEATAREHGIEPKIRFGMRTTHASWSSATSTWTVTAVDDAGTEHHLTASFLVGCTGYYAYDEGYVPAFDGVETFQGRFVHPQHWPHDLDVADKRVVVIGSGATAITLVPALARTAAHVTMLQRSPGYVMSLPSRDAISAALLHVLPAKLVYALARRRNIALQRLLYRAAMRWPRRVRSLLLAGVRHQLEGAASLADFTPTYNPWEQRLCVIPDHDLFHALRDGKASVWTDTVASFTPTGLRLASGATIDADVVVAATGFHLQVLGGMTLDVDGAARDPGTLLTYKGVLLEGIPNAAVLFGYINASWTLKVDLAAQYVCRLLAWMKQRDVHVVMPQAPRGQALATCIMDSLHAGYVERGEARLPRQGREAPWRVSHRYEEDRRVLLDDPIDDPALVHH, encoded by the coding sequence ATGCACACCGACCACCACGATGTCCTGATCATCGGCGCAGGCCTTTCCGGCATCGGCATGGCCTGCAGGCTGGCATCGGCGTGCCCGGGTAAAAGCGTCGCCATCCTCGAGCGCCGCCACGCCCTCGGCGGCACCTGGGATCTGTTCCGCTATCCCGGAGTCCGCTCGGACTCCGACATGTTCACCTTCGGCTTCGGTTTCCGGCCCTGGCACGAACTGAAAGTGCTGGCCGATGGTCCCTCCATCCTCGCCTACATCGAGGCGACGGCACGCGAGCACGGGATCGAGCCGAAGATTCGTTTCGGCATGCGCACCACGCATGCGTCGTGGTCGTCGGCTACGTCCACGTGGACCGTGACTGCCGTCGACGATGCCGGCACCGAACACCATCTCACCGCCAGCTTCCTCGTCGGCTGCACGGGGTACTACGCCTATGACGAAGGCTACGTCCCCGCGTTCGATGGAGTCGAGACCTTCCAGGGGCGCTTCGTCCATCCACAGCACTGGCCGCACGACCTGGACGTGGCGGACAAGCGCGTGGTCGTCATCGGAAGTGGGGCGACGGCGATCACGCTGGTGCCTGCACTTGCACGCACGGCGGCGCACGTCACCATGTTGCAGCGTTCGCCGGGCTACGTGATGTCGCTGCCATCGCGCGACGCGATATCCGCGGCGTTATTGCATGTGCTGCCCGCGAAGCTCGTCTACGCGCTCGCACGACGGCGCAACATCGCGCTGCAACGCCTGCTCTACCGTGCTGCGATGCGCTGGCCACGCCGCGTGCGTTCGCTGCTGCTGGCCGGCGTGCGTCATCAGCTGGAGGGCGCCGCGTCGCTGGCCGACTTCACGCCCACCTATAACCCGTGGGAACAGCGCCTCTGCGTGATACCGGACCATGACCTGTTCCACGCGTTGCGAGACGGCAAGGCGTCGGTGTGGACCGACACTGTGGCGAGCTTCACCCCGACCGGCCTGCGGCTGGCGTCCGGCGCCACGATCGATGCCGACGTCGTGGTCGCCGCCACCGGATTCCACCTGCAGGTGCTGGGCGGCATGACCCTCGATGTCGACGGCGCCGCGCGCGATCCCGGCACGCTGTTGACCTACAAAGGCGTCTTGCTCGAAGGCATTCCGAACGCAGCCGTGTTGTTCGGTTACATCAACGCGTCATGGACCCTGAAGGTCGACCTCGCCGCGCAATACGTCTGCCGCCTGCTGGCCTGGATGAAGCAGCGCGACGTCCATGTCGTCATGCCGCAGGCGCCTCGCGGCCAGGCGCTGGCGACGTGCATCATGGATTCGCTCCACGCGGGCTACGTCGAGCGCGGCGAAGCCCGGCTACCCAGGCAGGGCAGGGAGGCGCCATGGCGAGTCAGCCATCGCTACGAGGAAGACCGGCGGGTGCTACTCGACGATCCCATCGATGATCCGGCGCTGGTCCATCATTGA